CTCACTCAGGTGTCGATGATCGGTTACCATTAGAAAAACAAACAATACAAAGCCTTCTTAGTTCGTCTTTCAGGGGGAATCTCGACCATGTAACCAATAAACTTATAATTCAGGGACATCTGCCAATGAGAAAAATTAAAAAAATGAATAATCATTGGTTTCTGGATACTGGATGTGGGCAAGGGGGAACATTGTCTGCGTTAGTATATCCCGAATTTAAAATATTAAATAGTAAATGTAGTTCAAAGTTATAATTATCTATGAAGTGAGGTTGCATATGGAAATTTCGATTAAAAATAAGGCAGGGGAATTACTTTTAAATATTCGAAAAATAGACGATGAATATTCTGAGATTGAATATAACTTACAGCTAAATCCAGATATTAATTATGAAGCTTTGTTTTTAAGTCTGCTTGAAACTCCATACAATGGTAGAGAATCATTTTTTGTAAAATCTTATGAAGATAAGTTAGCTATATTGCGAATGAATCAAGGTGGATCAGGATTTTCTGGTTTATTGGATGTTGTGATAAATACAAATAATTTGTATGGTAGCTTTACTGAAGAATTCAATAGAGAATATTTTGAGATGTATTTGTATTCCTTCATAAATCGATTTGTAATCCTGGATTCAATTGTGGAAATTGAAAAAAAGTAATATGAAATATCTAATTATTAATTTCAATATTCCCGAAATTTCCTAAAAGATAATCGTTTGAAAGAATTTTATATGAAGCCTTAAATTAAGTATTTTTCATTAAAAAATTTGGCTATAATTTATGCAAAGAAGACCTAAATCGGAAGTTAGTCTGTTCTGTTTCAGACCTAAGCACTTCTCTTGTAAATCTTATCGCCTAAAACTTCATCTCTTAGTTTTTCCCATTTAATTCTACTTAAACTTCCTTTTTCTGCAATTTGTAGGAATTCTGCTTTTTTGGCTAAACCAGAATAACTTAGGGTCGTGTCAGTTGTATATTTTAATAAAACTAAGTGTTCTGGTTGAAAATTTTCACGTGTAACTCCCAGCTCATGAAGATGGAAAAGATACAATTGGTCTGGAAATAGTAACTCTGCTGCAAAAACTTCTGCACCAATTTCAAGTTTTTCGTGTATGTTATTGTTCGAGCAATAAAGGCTGCCGAGTTCTTTATCATATAAATGATGTTTCAGTTCATGAGCTAATGTGAAGGTTTTTGGATCTCTTTTTAGGTTTTTATTCACTACTACATGTGAAATTCCTTCATGAATTATATATGCCCCTCGAACATTTTTGAAGTCATTCCAATATACTATTTCTTGAATTCCTTCTGCCTTCATAATTTTCTTAATTTCATTTGGTAAGATTCTTGGTGAATCAATTTCATATTTTTTTCTAAGCTGATTTGCCCCAGATTTTAAGGATTCATAATATTCAAAACGTGTTTGATTCATCTTTTCTTTTTCTTCCTGGGGTTTTCTTTTGCTCGGCATTTATCCTTTTTTTGGTAAGGTAAAATTCCATATATGTTGAAACTTCATTTAGCTCATTTTCGGAAAGGCCTGACATTCCTCTAAACATCATCTCTATTCGTTGTTCTTTTTGAGGCCCGATAGAATCTTCTGGTAAAAAGGTCAGTATGGAGACTTTAAAAAACTTAGCTAGTTCATAAAGGTCTTCGATTTTTGGTTTATATTCACCTGTTTCCCATCTAGATATTGTATTTGCTGTCTTATTTAGTTTTTTTGCTAATTCCGTCTGAGAGATACCTTTGCCAGAAAAGCTAGATTCTCTAAGCTCTCTTATTTTACGGGCGATTATTTCGTTTATGCTCACGGAATAAATATCCTAAAATAGGAAAATATTTCAACTATTTTACTTGACGACATAATCCAGGTTATCCTAAAATGGGAAAATAATTCCCAGGAAGGTCTGTATGAAAAATGAGATTCGATTTTATCCAGTTGGAAATGGAGATACCAGTCAGATAATTCTGGACAATAAAAAGCGTATTCTCATGGACTTTCGTCACCTAAAGAAAACAGAAGAAGAGGGCGGCGGGCCAGAAATTAATCTGAAAAAAGCATTAGAAAATGAACTAAGAGAGGCCAACAGAGATTATTTTGATGTTGTCGCTTTTACACATGGTGATGCGGATCATATAGAGAATAGTACTGAATTTTTTGAATTAAATCATGCTGAAAAATATCAAGGTGAAGGCAGAATTAAAATCAAGAACTTGTGGGTTCCCGCTGCCATGATTTTAGAGCAGGCTGGAAACGAAAACCAAAGCGACGAATTTGTAATTTGGCGACAAGAAGCACGGTATCGGTTAAAGAAAGGAGAAGGTATTAGAGTCTTTTCTAAACCAGATCGCTTAAAAGATTGGCTTAAAGAAACTGGCCTTTCTGTTGAAGATCGAAAGGAATTGATTACAGACGCTGGTCAGCTGGTTCCTGACTTTTCTTTAGATATAGATGGAGTTGAATTTTTTTGCCATTCACCATTTGTAAAGCATGTGGATGATCAGGAAGAGTTTCGCAATGAGGCTTCATTGATTTTTAATGTCAGGTTTAAAATTGGGGGTAATTTATATGATTACCTGGCTGTGGGCGATTCTAAATGGGATGTACTTGAAGATATCGTAACAAAGTCGAAAAAGGAAAATAAAAATACAGGTAAGAGTAATGAAGATAGATTGAATTGGGATATTTTTAATGTTCCACATCATTCAAGTTATTTAGCTCTGAGCGATGAGAAAGGTGAAAAAGAAACTACCCCTAAAGAGAAAGTTGAAGAATTGCTCCGTTATGGGAAAGTTGGATCGTATCTCATTAGTTCGAGTAAACCGATTCCAGATAACGATGAAGCTTACGAGCAAACGCAACCACCACATATTCAAGCAAAGAAGTGCTATGAGAAGTATTTAGACGAAATTAAAGGATGTAAACTTTTGGTAACAATGGAGGAATCTGATGAAAAAGATCCTCAGCCAATCGTAGTCACTATTGATAATGGCGGTATAGTGATAGAGCAGAAGAAATTATCTGCTCCAAATATTGCGATAAGCAGAAGTTACAAAGCGGGTTGATATTTTGTTGATTTTAGAAAAATCACTATTGATTTCTTCAGCGAATCGCTTTGAGGAGCATTCGCCTAAAGTCATTGAGATGATTGAGGCAATTTGTAGCAACTCTGATTTTAAACTCGTTGAATCTAGAATTTTTGAATTAGAGGACAAAGAAATAGAGATTCTCATTGTCGACGTTAAATGCACTTCAATAAAAAGTAGAAATTCTGTTGGTATATTTAATAGAGAAAGATTAGCTATTCTTTATTCAGAAAAATTTCATGATTCCTTTCGAGTTTCTCCAATTAGAGAAAATTTTCCCGAAAATGTTCTACATACAAATTTTCCAACTGAAGAAATACCTAAAACATTGTGTTTATATTTTGAATCTTGGAAGGATATTGAACGAAATTGGACTCCTCAAAATTTTCTTATGCGAATTTGTTGGTGGTTGATTGAAACTTCCACAGGAACTTTGCATTCTGATACACAGGAACTTGAAAGACCATACTTTGCAAGTCCTCTTCAATTACTATTGCCAGATTCAATTCAAGAATTAAAATCATCTAACGATTATTGCTTCTATTTTGATAATGAAAGTAATGTCATTAGAATTTGCTTAGATTATCGATTAGCTAATTGTAGTATATTGATACTCGAGCTTGATCCAATTAATCATACACGAGTTTTCCCGACTCCTCAAAACTTGAAAGAACTTGAAGAACAGTTCTTAAAGAGATCCTCTTCTGTTATTAATGTATTAAGGCAGCAGATTCTACTTAAAATTACTCCGAATGGAACTCCCATTAACGATATAAATAAAAGCACATTTATTCTATTGAAATTTAACAGATTTGATACTTTGGGAAAATTGATTGAAAGTCCTGATATGTTTGCCTTTTATATTCATGAATCTATTGGAACGTTAGGTATGAAGTTAGGTGCATTGGTAAAATCTCCTACCGACTCAAGTAATTATTTTATTAATCATAATTTTGGAAAAGAAATTTGTCAAACTCAGGCTGACGATATCACATTAAACGAAATTCGGCTTTTACCAGTTGAAGTTGTGAATCCTTTAACACGAGAATTTGCTTCTCGTATGTCAGGTATTTCGTTGGGTGATGGATCGTTTATTGGAATTTTAATCGGAGCTGGATCATTGGGTAGTACGCTTGCTGAAATTTGGTCAAAATCCAGTTGGGGAAATTGGATTATTTTTGATGGCGATCAAATTAAACCGCATAATATTTTTCGGCATATTGCAAAAGAAAAGGATATTGGAAGAAACAAAGCAGAGCTAGTTGGAGAATTAATGAACCAGAATTTTTCTCCTGGTAAATCTTTTGCATTGCATCAATCCGAAGATTTTAATTTAGATAAAAGTTTAGAAGATGTAGACCTGATAGTAGATGCAAGTGCATCGTTACATTTACTCAGAGACATTTCAAGGTCAGACCATGTTGCAAGAGGATGTACTTTGTTTTTTAATCAAACTGGAATAGGAGGTGTATTATTTTTAGAAGATAAGAAAAGATCAAAAAAACTAGATCTCCTGGAACTAAATTACTTTAGAGCTTTGATTAATGAAGAATGGGGGGATGGCTTTCTGGAAACCGATATTGAAAAGCAACGCGTTGGATCTAGTTGTAGTGATATTTCGGTAGTTCTGTCATATGAAAAAGTTCTTCTACTATCTTCGTCATTATCAAGTCTACTTCGTATGAAGGTAAAGGAAAGTGATTCAAGTTTAGTCATTCTAAAAATAAATGAAGAATCTGGAGGTATAGATTCGTATTCGATTGAACTTTTTGACCAAAAGACGGTTGTTATAGGTGTTTGGTCTATTGTTTATAATACTTTTGTAGAACGTAAATTGTTTTCGCTTAGATCAAAACATTTACCAAATGAAACTGGAGGGATTGTTATTGGATATATTGATCAGAAAACGAAGACAATTTATATCGTAGATATAACAGAGGCACCTGAAGATAGCAAATCAACTGCATCTGGCTTTGTTCGTGGCACAAAAGGTTTAAACGAATATATTCAGAGAATAAAAATCCGAACTGCAAATAATTGTGGTTATATCGGAGATTGGCATTCTCATCCAGTAGGTAATTCTTCTGAAGCTAGTCATACTGATTTATCATCACTGAATGAGTTTTCTGAAATTATGAAAACAGAAGGTTTACCTATATTGATGGTTATTGTAGGTGAAGATATTGGATTTAATATAAAATAGAGAATTCGAATGAAACAAGAAGTAAAACACATCAGTTTAGCTTTATCTGGAGGAGGAGTTCGAGCAGCAGCATTCCATGCGGGCGTAATCCGTTTTCTGGCAGAAAATAGACTACTAGAGCAAATACAGCATATATCAACCGTATCAGGTGGTAGTTTATTAATAGGGCTGGTCTATTCATTAAACAAAAATAATTTTCCTACTTCAAAAGAATATTTAGATCTAATTTCGAAAAAATTGAAATATACTTTTACTGAAAAATCGTTACAGAGAACTGCTATATATAGATTAGTTTTTAATCCAAAAAATTGGTTACATATTTTCTCTAGAGCTTTTGTAGTTGCAGATGCTCTTGAAGTCTGCTGGAACATTAGCGGCAAGTTTAAAGATTTACCACCAATGCCCGTATGGTCAATTAATGCGACTACTGCCGAGACAGGTAAAAGATTCCGTTTCAAGGGTAATCGGATAGGAGAATATACATTAGGCTATGCTGATGCAGGAGATTTTCCATTAAGCCAGGCTATGGCAGTGTCAGCTGCATTCCCAGGTGGAATTGGGCCTTTGAAGATAAGAAAAAAATCTTTCACCTGGGAAAAGAAAAATAGTTGGGGTTCTTCGGAAGACGATGTATCTACTGTAGAAAATGAAACCATTAATTTATATGATGGTGGTGTTTATGATAATTTGGGGATAGAACCACTATTTGATTGTGGCAGTCAAGAATTTAAACCTCAGGATAAGTTGACTTTTGATTATCTCATTGTGTCTGATGCAGGCTTGCCTTTAGAGAAAGCAGTAATACCTGGTATTCTCAATCCGCTTAGATTTCTTCGGTTATTTAACTTAGTTTTAGATCAAACAAGGTCACTTAGAATAAGATCTTTTATGAATTTTATTAAGAAAACTAAGAAGGGTGCATATATATATATTGGCATTTACTCTATGCAGAGAGATGGGGATGGATATTCAATTCTTACTGACAAATCCAGGAATAAATCGGCACAATATCCGACTACATTGTCCAGAATGGACATTGATGATTATGATGAAATAGAAATGCAGGGATTTAAAACTGCTGAAGCAGTAATTAAATTAAAAAAATAATTAAATATACGATAAAGCGTAGAAATAAATTGGGAGCTTAATATGATGAATTTAGAATGGCATATCGGATGGGAAATATCAAGAGAAAAGGAATTTGGCTTTAAACATACAGGTGTAGTTTTCGGAAAAGACAAAAATGGCAACATACTTATACTGCACAATCACAAAGATACGGATATTCAGGTTGTGACATTGAGTGAATTTCTTGGCGGGGAGCATTATTTCCAACTTCGTAAACCAAGTTTACCTATGAAGTTAGTTTTTAGGAGAATGGAGCAGGCTTTAAATATTAGAAAGAAATATAAATTAACAGATTTCAATTGCCAGCATTTTAGTAGTTCGATTGTAGATGGAATTGAAACTTCTTCTGCGGTCAATGGGATGCTTACTATCGCTGCAATTGCAGGTGTAGCTTATTTATTAAAAAAGCATAAGATAATAGACATTAGTTCTCTAATTTAAAAATTATTGTTCGGGTATGAAAACTAACCGCAACACTGCTAGTTTAGGCGATCACAAATTAAATAAGAAAAAGGGAACAATAATTACTCCCTTAAATGATGCTCTAGGAGAGAAATTACAGTTAAGCTCCTGGAGTAGGGAGAGAATACCTGAATACCTATGGCTAGGGTTGATTTTACTCAAATACGATAGAAAAGATGCTTTAGATAAAGCCAGTTCGGTGTTATTTGAAATATCAAAGAATGTAAAATCCTTGGTTTATCCAAAGTTATCTAAAATATTAAGTTTATCTTTTGATGATCAGCTAATAGTATATGAAATAATTAATAAACTTGTTGGTCAGGATTTTCTTTCACCTTTAACTCTCTTGTATAAATATGAAAATTATCCTCTGTTTAACGACTATTTCTTTATCCAAAAAAATATTGGCGTAAACAAAAAGATTGACATTTTATCAAAAGCTATTCGTGCACTTTCATTTCATCAATCTGATCTTGCTACAGATTTGAGATATTTGGTGCTACGTTTTATGATCTTTAATGAAAAATTAGTTATAAGTGATGAAGTGGAGACCGCAAAAGCACTTGAAAAATATCCATTTACAGATCACACCGATGAATTAATGAGATCATATAGACCTATAATAAGAAGCATGGAAGGTGTTAGTGCGGGTCTTGAAGAGCTTGATACAAATTTTGTTAATAATTTTTGGAGAAATCTTGGGATGATTACTGAATGTAATCCGATCACATTTTCTTTTGCAGAAAATTTGGAAGATTTTAACCTTATGAAAGAAAAATGGAAAAAAATATTAAACTATATTACTTTAACAAATAAAGAAAAAACTTTATCAAATGATAAGTTTGATGTTCTTGTTGGCTCGGTAAATTATGCTCTGAAGATATTTATTGAGATTGATGAAAATAAACTAGGTAATCGAATTCTAGGTAGGCATGCGATTCGGACAATAATTGAAGTTTATATTATGCTAAAATATCTTTTGAAAAAGGAAGTCGAAAACCCTAAAATTTGGATCGAGTATAAACTTTATGGTATAAGTAAATATAAATTAATTCTGCTAAAAGCAAGGGAGAGTGGTGTTGAAGAAGGTTCACATTTTTTACCTCCTTTTGTTGAGTCAATAGTTAATGAAATTAGGTCTGAAGAGTTTATTGATATTGATTTGAAATATTTTGATAAACAAGGTATAAGAGAAAAGAGCAAAGAAGTTGGTGAAAAATATTTATATGATCTGTTA
This sequence is a window from Leptospira ellinghausenii. Protein-coding genes within it:
- a CDS encoding ImmA/IrrE family metallo-endopeptidase, coding for MNQTRFEYYESLKSGANQLRKKYEIDSPRILPNEIKKIMKAEGIQEIVYWNDFKNVRGAYIIHEGISHVVVNKNLKRDPKTFTLAHELKHHLYDKELGSLYCSNNNIHEKLEIGAEVFAAELLFPDQLYLFHLHELGVTRENFQPEHLVLLKYTTDTTLSYSGLAKKAEFLQIAEKGSLSRIKWEKLRDEVLGDKIYKRSA
- a CDS encoding helix-turn-helix domain-containing protein produces the protein MSINEIIARKIRELRESSFSGKGISQTELAKKLNKTANTISRWETGEYKPKIEDLYELAKFFKVSILTFLPEDSIGPQKEQRIEMMFRGMSGLSENELNEVSTYMEFYLTKKRINAEQKKTPGRKRKDESNTF
- a CDS encoding DUF5677 domain-containing protein, with product MKTNRNTASLGDHKLNKKKGTIITPLNDALGEKLQLSSWSRERIPEYLWLGLILLKYDRKDALDKASSVLFEISKNVKSLVYPKLSKILSLSFDDQLIVYEIINKLVGQDFLSPLTLLYKYENYPLFNDYFFIQKNIGVNKKIDILSKAIRALSFHQSDLATDLRYLVLRFMIFNEKLVISDEVETAKALEKYPFTDHTDELMRSYRPIIRSMEGVSAGLEELDTNFVNNFWRNLGMITECNPITFSFAENLEDFNLMKEKWKKILNYITLTNKEKTLSNDKFDVLVGSVNYALKIFIEIDENKLGNRILGRHAIRTIIEVYIMLKYLLKKEVENPKIWIEYKLYGISKYKLILLKARESGVEEGSHFLPPFVESIVNEIRSEEFIDIDLKYFDKQGIREKSKEVGEKYLYDLLYDYDSSFSHGLWGAIRESSMLHCDNPAHLFHAVPDVYLSQDLTDVKSDSVIILNKLFEIISEIYEFPES
- a CDS encoding patatin-like phospholipase family protein, yielding MKQEVKHISLALSGGGVRAAAFHAGVIRFLAENRLLEQIQHISTVSGGSLLIGLVYSLNKNNFPTSKEYLDLISKKLKYTFTEKSLQRTAIYRLVFNPKNWLHIFSRAFVVADALEVCWNISGKFKDLPPMPVWSINATTAETGKRFRFKGNRIGEYTLGYADAGDFPLSQAMAVSAAFPGGIGPLKIRKKSFTWEKKNSWGSSEDDVSTVENETINLYDGGVYDNLGIEPLFDCGSQEFKPQDKLTFDYLIVSDAGLPLEKAVIPGILNPLRFLRLFNLVLDQTRSLRIRSFMNFIKKTKKGAYIYIGIYSMQRDGDGYSILTDKSRNKSAQYPTTLSRMDIDDYDEIEMQGFKTAEAVIKLKK
- a CDS encoding ThiF family adenylyltransferase: MLILEKSLLISSANRFEEHSPKVIEMIEAICSNSDFKLVESRIFELEDKEIEILIVDVKCTSIKSRNSVGIFNRERLAILYSEKFHDSFRVSPIRENFPENVLHTNFPTEEIPKTLCLYFESWKDIERNWTPQNFLMRICWWLIETSTGTLHSDTQELERPYFASPLQLLLPDSIQELKSSNDYCFYFDNESNVIRICLDYRLANCSILILELDPINHTRVFPTPQNLKELEEQFLKRSSSVINVLRQQILLKITPNGTPINDINKSTFILLKFNRFDTLGKLIESPDMFAFYIHESIGTLGMKLGALVKSPTDSSNYFINHNFGKEICQTQADDITLNEIRLLPVEVVNPLTREFASRMSGISLGDGSFIGILIGAGSLGSTLAEIWSKSSWGNWIIFDGDQIKPHNIFRHIAKEKDIGRNKAELVGELMNQNFSPGKSFALHQSEDFNLDKSLEDVDLIVDASASLHLLRDISRSDHVARGCTLFFNQTGIGGVLFLEDKKRSKKLDLLELNYFRALINEEWGDGFLETDIEKQRVGSSCSDISVVLSYEKVLLLSSSLSSLLRMKVKESDSSLVILKINEESGGIDSYSIELFDQKTVVIGVWSIVYNTFVERKLFSLRSKHLPNETGGIVIGYIDQKTKTIYIVDITEAPEDSKSTASGFVRGTKGLNEYIQRIKIRTANNCGYIGDWHSHPVGNSSEASHTDLSSLNEFSEIMKTEGLPILMVIVGEDIGFNIK